The region aaaaatgttcCTAGACATTCTGGACAAGAGTCCTACTTCAtttgtttagaaagaaatgtgACCACAGTGCAGTCAAGTGGTTGTCGACCATACTTGCCTTATCAAGGAGAAAGGCTTGCTGCAGCATGAACCTAGTGAAGCCAAGCCAAGCGAACAAATTGGATCAGAGCAGAACAAAAGATGGACTATGTGGTGATTGAAAAGAATGCAGCATGGGagcactgcattttaaaaagctttcaaaaatctttctggaaaaaaaattgttgttGGCACGTATATAATGTAAACACCTGCGAAGCTAAATTATATGGCTGGATTTAACTTGTGCCCcgtccagggcgtaccctgccttgcgcttgttgcttgccgggtaggctccagcttcccgcgacaccgcatggtataaagtggtttggcaaatgacacgACATGACAATAGTATTTGtacttaaaagtttttttttattggaattaCCTACACCAAGTAAACGATTCAGAAACTTTGAAAAGCAAAGGCGATTAaggaacaaaagaaaatattctgGAAAAGaacagtgttttaaaatgatcgATTTTCGTAGTACCCACGTAAAactgtaattacattttcagtagAAGTcactttgttttacatttctattttctGCAATTTAATGGTGCATTCTACTCCCTAGCAACCACATCTATTTTCTAAAGGCATttcacatataataataataatgataataataataaactttattttatatagcacctttaaaggtggcttctcaaagcgctttacaggatgacaataacaataaataagaagactacaacaataaataagaagatttcacaagataggacacaattataattacagcaatacaacaataacaatagaggagaccgtggaaggtggtattaagaagagcagaggggtgaagaatggaaccagttaagtaaaggcttttctgaagaagaaggttttgagtctggatttgaaggagtttagagaaggtgactctctaatattcttgtgcaaagagttccagagctttggggcatagcaggagaaggccctgtcgcccatacaatgtacacgggcttgggggacagtaaggagggcagaatttgaagagcggaagttgcgaggtggggagtagggtgataaaagttcagacaggtattgaggtgctaagccatgtaaagccttataggtgagaatgaggattttaaagtctatgcggaatttgaccggaagccagtgcaaggactccaggataggagtaatgtgaacacttgcactaggcctggtcaggattctggctgctgaattttggacatactgcagcttgttcagagtagatttagataccccagggagtagagcattgcagtagtcaatttgagagaatacaaatatgttaatcagcttttcagccacagttaatgatagcatagggcgtagtcttgcgatatttctaaggtgaaaaaaatgttttgacagtatgctgtacatgtgggtcgaatgttaagccagaatcgaatataaccccaaggtttttcaattttgattgaagctcaagtacagagccatctacagacagggttacaggactggctttacgaagttgatggggggtaccaataagcatgacttcagtcttgtcacagttaagatgaaggaagttttgagtcatccaaatttttatgtcagagatgcaattagatagaatagagacagccacatcagtgtcgggtttggtatggatctatatttgagtatcgtcagcgtaaaaatgaaagctgaggccatgtgatcttaaaagctgaccaagttggaacatgtaaatgctgaagagcaaggggcccagatATCCATATATCCATAGACCCTTCCTTACACATGTATATTAAAGGTTTCCACATGGATAGTATTTGTCGGAAGAACTTTGGTGTGATTTAGGAACACGGCCTGTTAACTTGGCAGACTTTGTGCATTGTCACTTCCTTCTTGATAGCAAGAGTACAGAGGTTTCCACTCATTGCGGTACAAGTCACTAACTGTCAAGCAACAATACTGCTTTCAATAATCGGCTACTATACGACTTCTGTTCATATAACACAAGGGCCAATTTCAAATTGCTTTCATCCTTGCAATGGCAGGTGTAACAAACACACTCCTTTCCaggaaaaaaagtattaattcAATAAAGTTCTTTGTACAGCTGTTCCATTGCATTAACACTACATTTGGACAGATCAGAGTTGGAAGACCAGAGTAATTCCTTTTTCTTCCAAGCATACCCAAGCCTTTGTAGTACAGTGCTATTCACACTGGCTGTTTTGTTGAGCTGAGCCAACCAAACACTGCCCTGGTGTAAGATAAACGTACTGTACTTAAAAACATGGTTAACAGTAAGCAAAAGGTATCATGGTTAAACTAAATGTTATggagttttgctgttatttcCTAAGAGAATATTATCGTTAAAGTCTTAACACCCTTTCATCCATTTTTACTTGTCTGAATGTGCTTTTCATTTCCGTTTTCACAAACAACTCGCTAATAGAATTTGTGGTTTACAATTTACggatagaataaaaaaaagcaaaacggTTCTTGTAACTTGTACAGGACATTTCCAGCTGTGTATCTTGTAATGTGTTTTGTAGGGATCACGTAACTATTATTTACTTGTTCTCTTTCCACAGGGATGGAGTGGAAATGGCGCTTTAAAACTCCTTAGTCTGTTAAACAACTCTCCTATCCCTCTAATGTGCTTCTgattttccagaaaggaaaactAGCCAAAGAGCTGGATTTCGTCAGTCACAATGTGAGAACAAAGCTGGATGAGTTGAAGAGGCAGGAAGTGAGCAGGTTGCGGACCCTGATCAAAGCCAAGCAAGATATTGAAGGGGGAAAAGGTATTCTCCAGAAACTAAACCTTACTATGGCACAATGCCAGACATACTCAGCAACACCTCAGACAAAAAGATGAgggtaaaaaacattttacaaagaaatataaatgaaaGACCATGTCTCTTTTGAAAAACTTTACTGCAATTGCTCAGACTTGGATACAACCTGGGCCTTTTATTTCTGATTGTATTGAGTCTAAACCCTTGTAACTTGTAAGTAGATTATTATCTAATATTATACTATATTACAtgtgttttacatttaaactggCAAGTAGATAGTATTCACTATATCGGTGAAAACTATAGTTCAAACATCAACTGCTGCCAAAATATAAAATCCTGACTTACTGTCACGGTGAATTATCATGCAGCATATTTTTGCattctttgtgttgtttttttttcattattcgtTTATTTGGATGTATTTTGTCTTCTTTAAGGGCAGTAGGAGAGGAATACATCTCTCCTATTTACCTGtaacctcactttttttttacagtttttgtttCATAGAAATAAATAAGCTATAACAAAGATTGTGATTATAGAAAAATATCAAGTTCCTAgctttaaaaggaaaaagggCCTGATGTGACTTTTAGAGGTGTTTGAAGGTTTGCTACCTGAAAGTCACATGCAATATCAGTTCAAAAACGTAAATAGGCTTTGAGTCAGGACAGCATGTCCACAGCTGTCTGACTGTATCTAACTGCGTCTGTTTGAACAGCTGAATATACCAGATGTACCAAAATTTACAACCCCTTTTGGTGTTTACGCAACAGTGTAGGACAGACAACATGTGTTGCTGGGCATCTGAGGTCATTTGCAGATTCCAGTAAATTCCTAGCAGTAGTGGAAAATGTCAGTGAACAGCATTATAATATGTTGGCCTGATATGAAGTTTTAGTATGTACTTTTAGTTTCAATACATCCCTGTAAAATATTTGAGGAGTTTTCAGTTATAAGTAAAGAAATGAAGTCCTGGTTATACGACACTCCATGTAGAAATGTCCATCTAGCAATTCATGTACCAGTTCTTAAACCCTTTTACATTTATGATCATAGACCCCTACCTGTACTTGGAACAAGCACCTCTGCCAACTGAGCCACCAGGGAGCCTTTGAATCCAATTGTACTTCAATCCTAGCAGAAACAGAACTAAAGTGTAGACTCTGCAGTAATGCTAATTTGGTGATTTACATTGTTTAACTCTTACCTGGTGAATTCTACTCTAGTATTGTATAGCTAGTAGCTGCATTACCCATTTATAAATCTACCAGATGAGCATTTCTTAAAGAAcgttaataaaaaagaaatgtagtgCCCACAAAGAAAACCCAGCTCCTGCTACTAAAACTAAATGGTGTGTCAGAGAACATCTGGGTTGCAGATGCTATCTTGTACACTGTTAAGAACACCAGCTGGAGTGGTGCTCCTGGGTGGCTTAatataaaatgctgtttttgtgtATTCCTAACCTTTCCTCCTTCCTTCTGCCTGAAATTCTCCTAGACATGGCAATTGACCATCAAGCCCTGCTGAAGCAGTTTGAATACCTGAACCACATGAACCCTCACACTTTTGAAGTTGATGACTTGGACAGGCTGATTAAATCGGTAAGAAATGGCCCATACCTGGGGTCCCCAGGGCTGTGGCTCCATCTCGTTTGTGTTCAGTGTCACTGAACTTTATTAAACCAGTTTAACACTTCTTTGTCTTAATTCCTAGTCTGTAGAGATTTATAGTATGAAACCTGCTGGACTATTGCTTCAGAGCGCTCAAGCAAAGTAccctttaataaaaaatattaattttttaatctgttttttttctaaaatgtgcaGTTTATTTTCTTCACAAGTAGTGTGATATTCATACAAAACACTCCAGGTTTACCCGACTTGTCTCATGTGGGAGGTGCAGTGAACATGGTCAAACGGGCGATGCTTAAGAAGTTAGGaaataaaaccttaaaaaaaacacctcgaGGCCGTTGGCCCATATCGCCTCCACAAGCGGGTGACACAGTGAACCTCTGCCTCCAGGCCACGAGGGATCTTGAAAACTACGACAAGGAGCGGCACGAGGAGTTCAAGAGGTACGAGATGATGAAGGAGCACGAGCGGAGAGAGCACCTGAGGACGCTCGACGAAGAGAACCGGCAGAAGGAGGAGGAGCACTATGAAGAACTGAAGAAGAAGCACGCCGACCACCCCAAAATCAACCACCCGGTACGGAGCGGCACCGTTCCCCCACAAGCAAAACTCTCACAGCGTGCGAAGTGGTGAAACACTCTCAAAGCATTTCTTATAAAATGTATGTTTGCTTCGGCAGACTATTGCAGGTATGAAGACAAATTATTGTTGTAGGTGaattttattgtatatttgtttttgaggcaaattttttaaatgttctcctGCCCAGAAAGCTCATAGCTtacttatattttatttcttcctaGAATTCTGAAGGTGTAAGATACTGCAAAAATATTTGGAATTTGAGTCTAGATGTCCtaggtttttctttttcataaagatGTTATAAGCACACTGTGACAGGGACAGTGTGAATGTACTTTGGTGTGATATGCTGTTCTTTGGTGCATAGGGTAGTCAGGACCAACTGAAGGAAGTCTGGGAGGAAGCTGATGGCCTGGATCCGGAAGATTTTGACCCAAAGACTTTCTTTAACCTGCATGGTAAGCAGATATTGAGGACTTCCGGAGAGTGCCCAAAgaaatctttttaatttaaaacttaaCGAGGGATTGCCATCAACCAGCCTTTAAGGTTGTAAAATAAAACggcattcctttttttaaagcaaactgTTTAACCATGTTTTCACAGATACCAATGGAGACGGTTACTTTGATGAACAGGAGTTGGAAGCCCTTTTTACAAAAGAGGTACATCTTGGGTTTATAGCATTTCCATTAAAGTGAAGAAGAAACCAATTGCACGATGTCATTTCTTTTGACTCggagaaaaatgaaaagttgttTCAGTTAATGAAAAGTGGGtaacattttagtttaaaatatagtatatttctaaagaaaagctttaaaaaattaaaatttaaaaaaatgataattatTTGGATTCAGCCTCATGTTTTGTGCTTCCGTTTACATTTTTGCATAAATTGTGAAATAGAATAATAAAGAAATCCTGTTATTTCCCTGTGTAGGAAGAGCAAGTAGTCTTAAATAATATGGATGTTTTTCCTGCGATCCTAGTTAGAGAAGCTCTATGACCCCACTAATGAAGAAGATGACATGGTGGAGATGGAAGAGGAGAGACTCAGAATGAGGGAACATGTCATGAATGAGGTGATTCTAAAGACAACCTTAAAAAAATTGTGACTTTTTTTGGGAATCACATTGATGTGTCCTCTGGCAGTTTTAAAACACCACCTCATGTCAGTTGCAGCCTGGGTCTGGCCACTACCCAACTGTGGATGGGTTTCCATAAGTCTTCGTTATAATAAATGGTAATTCCAAATCGGTTGGATATACAATAAAAAAGTCTTGATTCCAAAAGGAAAGAGAAGTATGCAGAGGGATTTCTATTGACTTAACTCGTAAAGGAAATTGGTTTTGGAGGCCTATGTCTGATCTACATCATTAGATGAATTTGACTGGTACTCCTGGTACCAGCCAGGTGTCAGTGGGACTGGGCAGGTCAAGTTAGCTAGGGAATCTTTGGAACAGCACCTTGCCAGGCATCTGCTACCATGCGGTGACAACAGACACTGGATTTCAGGTGAGTACAGCTGCTCCTGCAAGGTCTTCTCAGGCTTGCAGTAAAACCAATTCGAGTGTATTAGCAATTTTTTTAACAGCTGTTGAATACGAAGTGGGAGGGGATAaggtaaaataagaaaaattgttattaaaaaaattcaACCTATGCATTGCTATGAGTACTAAACAACACTCAAAGTCTTCTGAGTGTCTGCTTTACAGAAACTAAGTTGCTTTTCCTGAATGTACAAGTGAAAAAGGGTTTCTAATTGTATGGTTGCTGTTGTTAACAGGTTGACATAAACAAGGACAGACTGGTTTCTTTAGATGAGTTCTTAGTCGCTACAAAGAAAAAGGAATTCTTGGAGCCAGAAAGCTGGGAGGTAAGGcttattttgtcttttataaTTTCTGATTGATTTGTAAATTTATTGTATAGTTGTAAGTTAGTTTTATCTCAATTACataaacctttttaaaagaCACAGTAGTTGTAGGTTTCAGGCATACAAATCCCGAATCAAGTTTCTTAAAGTTATTGGACATCTGAACCTCAACTAATGCTTAAAAAGCCAATACCTATATACATTGGacttattttatttatgcaAATAGTTGTTCAGCAACTGTGCCTAAGATGTCAGTTCTTTTAGACCCTGGAACAAAATCCTGCTTACACAGATGAAGAGCTCAAGGAATTTGAGGAACAGCTTGCCAAAGAGGAGCAAGACCTGAACCAAAAATCAGCTGATctacagaaacaaaaggaagaGCTTGAGAGACAACAGGAACAGCTGAACGCTCAGAAGCTGGAACTTCAGCAGGTGAGACGCCTGTAGAGCAGGGAGCCCAGAAGCAATTGTGGTGCCCAGAGGAGTTTGTGAAATCATGTGTGCATTTTGCACGTTATGTTTGGTTTTCAAAAGACACCTTTACACCG is a window of Lepisosteus oculatus isolate fLepOcu1 chromosome 21, fLepOcu1.hap2, whole genome shotgun sequence DNA encoding:
- the LOC102693262 gene encoding nucleobindin-2 — its product is MTANRMCWSVGLSHCCLVLACLLICAEAVPISIDKTKVSPPPEKPEEKTQNVDTGLHYDRYLREVIDFLEKDQHFREKLHNTDMEDIKKGKLAKELDFVSHNVRTKLDELKRQEVSRLRTLIKAKQDIEGGKDMAIDHQALLKQFEYLNHMNPHTFEVDDLDRLIKSATRDLENYDKERHEEFKRYEMMKEHERREHLRTLDEENRQKEEEHYEELKKKHADHPKINHPGSQDQLKEVWEEADGLDPEDFDPKTFFNLHDTNGDGYFDEQELEALFTKELEKLYDPTNEEDDMVEMEEERLRMREHVMNEVDINKDRLVSLDEFLVATKKKEFLEPESWETLEQNPAYTDEELKEFEEQLAKEEQDLNQKSADLQKQKEELERQQEQLNAQKLELQQAVQHMEKLKSQKDQAPPEDNEGGNAPPAPPAGNNEPLPPGQKEEIQSHP